A part of Gossypium hirsutum isolate 1008001.06 chromosome A07, Gossypium_hirsutum_v2.1, whole genome shotgun sequence genomic DNA contains:
- the LOC121203773 gene encoding uncharacterized protein, producing the protein MADGLSRPPSHHQSGRRPPPKNGPVSPCSMASLRAKAPSTHGSRKQRKFSASWTRFGRWMRDPPTAQPWPLPVLQSKWAWAVVAGAWAVAAGVRRVGVCGADGDGHAGVCWYGPGQILGFTAHIDGTEIDYLYG; encoded by the exons ATGGCCGACGGTCTCTCAAGACCTCCGTCGCACCACCAAAGTGGCCGGCGACCGCCGCCGAAGAATGGGCCCGTTAGCCCCTGCTCCATGGCATCCTTGAGAGCCAAAGCTCCCTCAACCCATGGGAGTCGAAAACAAAGGAAGTTCTCAGCCTCTTGGACCCGATTCGGGCGATGGATGAGAGACCCTCCGACGGCGCAACCATGGCCACTTCCG GTTTTGCAGAGCAAGTGGGCATGGGCGGTGGTGGCAGGTGCTTGGGCGGTGGCAGctggtgtcagacgcgtgggggtaTGTGGTGCAGACGGTGATGGGCATGCGGGggtttgctggtatgggcccgggcagattttgggctttacagcACATATAGATGGAACAGAAATAGATTACTTGTATGGTTGA
- the LOC107955443 gene encoding protein DOWNY MILDEW RESISTANCE 6 — MISLIFNQIFKLSATTSIINSHIQEMEKLVSSWCKNKPLPESYIFPPETRPGNLVVPTCNSIPVIDLSKAEGQNRTHTVQQILKAGQEYGFFQVVNHGVPESLMNESMDVFKEFFEMPWEDKAMLYSEDPKNSCRLSTSSVNYAREKIHHWRDNLRHPCHPLQSCIKHWPQKPTRYREVVATYTIEAKKLGLRILELVSEGLGLESRYFGDKLSESEILSINHYPPCPDPSLTLGVAKHCDPNLLTLLHQGDVSGLQVFNNGEWIGVEPLHDAFVVNIGNQLQIISNNKLKSVEHRVVTNSRVARTSAGLFIGPSEDSIIEPEKSLVDDSPFYRAFEFKDFLLHYFPNLEDNEVVMGRFKLQA; from the exons ATGATCAGTCTCATCTTTAACCAGATTTTTAAGTTGTCTGcaacaacatctatcataaatTCACACATTCAAGAGATGGAGAAGCTAGTTTCAAGCTGGTGCAAAAACAAACCTTTGCCTGAATCTTATATCTTCCCACCAGAAACAAGACCCGGCAATCTCGTTGTTCCTACCTGCAATTCCATTCCAGTCATCGATCTCAGTAAGGCTGAGGGTCAAAATCGAACCCATACTGTTCAACAGATTTTGAAGGCCGGCCAAGAGTATGGATTTTTCCAG GTTGTTAACCATGGAGTTCCTGAAAGTCTGATGAATGAAAGCATGGATGTGTTCAAGGAGTTCTTTGAGATGCCTTGGGAGGACAAAGCCATGCTCTATTCCGAGGATCCCAAAAATAGTTGCAGGCTTTCCACAAGCAGTGTAAACTATGCCCGGGAAAAGATTCACCATTGGCGTGATAATTTGCGACACCCTTGTCATCCATTACAAAGTTGCATCAAGCATTGGCCTCAAAAGCCAACTCGATACAG GGAAGTTGTGGCTACATATACGATTGAAGCGAAGAAATTGGGATTAAGGATCCTGGAGTTAGTGTCAGAAGGGTTGGGGCTAGAATCTAGATACTTTGGGGATAAATTAAGTGAATCTGAGATACTATCAATCAACCATTATCCACCCTGTCCGGACCCGAGTTTGACTCTAGGAGTAGCTAAACATTGCGACCCTAATCTCTTAACCCTTCTCCACCAGGGCGATGTAAGTGGGCTTCAAGTCTTCAACAATGGGGAATGGATTGGTGTGGAGCCGTTGCACGATGCTTTTGTGGTTAACATTGGCAACCAGTTACAG ATTATAAGTAACAACAAGCTGAAGAGCGTTGAACATCGGGTTGTAACGAACTCGAGGGTTGCTAGAACTTCAGCTGGCTTATTCATTGGCCCTTCCGAGGATAGCATTATAGAGCCAGAGAAATCTCTAGTTGACGACTCTCCATTCTATAGAGCTTTTGAATTCAAAGACTTCCTACTTCACTACTTCCCCAATTTGGAAGACAACGAAGTCGTTATGGGGCGTTTTAAATTGCAAGCTTAG